Proteins encoded by one window of Rutidosis leptorrhynchoides isolate AG116_Rl617_1_P2 chromosome 7, CSIRO_AGI_Rlap_v1, whole genome shotgun sequence:
- the LOC139860517 gene encoding uncharacterized protein: MHYSHLHIPAHLTSSKRHVFLDELEVRKEAEVKVMICQSWDTHTAYGKFLSTDFIASDKQGNVIQMSAKNNVAHHFISRLKEGYVYLLNHFDVVPNREEYRILKDNKGIVDLTSAFIRHLFSCIEFEDLQSTCGKYLIDVVGCVMNVGTPRCRKQEQQP, from the exons ATGCATTACTCCCACCTTCATATACCTGCTCATCTGACGTCGAGTAAAAGACATGTGTTTCTTGATGAACTTGAAGTACGAAAGGAAGCAGAAGTGAAGGTGATGATATGTCAAAGCTGGGATACTCATACCGCTTATGGCAAGTTTCTGAGCACTGACTTCATCGCCTCCGATAAGCAG GGCAATGTGATCCAAATGAGTGCTAAAAATAATGTAGCCCACCATTTCATCTCAAGGTTGAAGGAGGGATATGTTTACTTGCTTAATCACTTTGACGTGGTACCAAATAGAGAAGAGTATCGTATTTTAAAGGATAACAAG GGAATAGTTGACTTGACAAGTGCCTTTATCCGTCATCTCTTTAGTTGCATTGAATTTGAGGATCTGCAATCCACCTGTGGGAAGTACTTAATTG ATGTTGTTGGCTGTGTAATGAATGTTGGGACCCCCAGGTGCAGAAAACAGGAGCAACAACCTTAG